Proteins found in one Synechococcus sp. LA31 genomic segment:
- a CDS encoding NAD(P)-binding domain-containing protein: MALNLLQAGYALTVFNRTASRCAPLKEAGAHVAASPAEAARNAEVLLLCVSDDRAAKAALLDFCTDCTDLRDAALHGLSPGSLVIDCSTIAPATSRRLAAALAEKQIHYLDAPVTGGTEGAKAGTLSVLVGGETDQLERARPLLQVLGSSITHFGPVGAGQEAKAVNQVLVAGSYAAVAEALILAERLGLNREQVVEALKGGAAGSWALEHRSERMINDHYPLGFKLALHRKDLGIALEAAAAQQLELPVTEQVAAMEDALLASGHGDLDVSALARWFRS, from the coding sequence ATGGCCCTCAACCTGCTGCAAGCCGGGTACGCACTCACCGTGTTCAACCGCACCGCTAGCCGCTGCGCACCCCTCAAGGAGGCCGGTGCCCACGTGGCGGCCAGCCCGGCGGAGGCAGCGCGCAACGCCGAGGTGCTGCTGCTGTGCGTGAGCGACGATCGCGCCGCAAAGGCCGCACTGCTCGATTTCTGTACAGACTGTACGGATTTACGCGATGCGGCGCTGCACGGCCTGAGCCCAGGCTCCCTGGTGATCGACTGCTCCACCATCGCCCCCGCCACCAGCCGCCGCCTCGCTGCCGCCTTGGCTGAGAAGCAGATTCACTACCTCGATGCCCCGGTCACCGGTGGCACAGAAGGCGCCAAGGCCGGCACGCTTTCGGTGCTGGTGGGGGGCGAAACCGACCAACTGGAGCGGGCCCGCCCCTTGCTGCAGGTGCTCGGCAGCTCGATCACCCACTTCGGCCCGGTGGGCGCCGGCCAGGAGGCCAAGGCGGTGAACCAGGTGCTGGTGGCCGGCAGCTACGCCGCGGTGGCCGAAGCCCTGATCCTGGCGGAGCGGCTGGGGCTCAACCGTGAGCAGGTGGTGGAGGCCCTCAAGGGCGGTGCCGCCGGCTCCTGGGCCCTCGAGCACCGCAGCGAGCGGATGATCAACGATCACTACCCGCTGGGGTTCAAGCTGGCGCTGCACCGCAAGGATCTGGGCATTGCCCTGGAGGCCGCCGCGGCCCAGCAGCTGGAGTTGCCCGTCACCGAACAGGTGGCCGCCATGGAAGACGCCCTGCTCGCCAGCGGCCACGGCGATCTCGATGTGTCGGCCCTGGCCCGCTGGTTCAGAAGCTGA
- the ylqF gene encoding ribosome biogenesis GTPase YlqF: MSELLSSAAPAIQWYPGHIAKAERSLTGNLAKVDLVIEVRDARIPTATGHPRLQRWISGKQHLLVLNRRDMIPRVAQDAWDAWFRSQGQTPWWSDARAGTGVKQLQQAAIRAGDALNERRRSRGMLPRPVRALMLGFPNVGKSALINRLVRQKVVDSARRAGVTRSLRWVRLGQDLDLLDAPGVLPPRLDDQLAALRLALCDDIGQAAYDGEAVAMAFVQMLAGLEGVAASGVKPGLLESRYGVPVPDAHGWLEAAAARHTSGDRARMAQRFLDDFRRGTLGPLALELP; this comes from the coding sequence GTGAGTGAGTTGCTGAGTTCCGCCGCACCGGCTATCCAGTGGTATCCGGGGCACATCGCCAAGGCGGAGCGCTCACTCACCGGCAACCTCGCCAAGGTGGATTTGGTGATCGAGGTGCGCGATGCGCGGATCCCCACTGCCACCGGCCATCCGCGCCTGCAGCGCTGGATCTCGGGCAAGCAGCACCTGCTGGTGCTCAACCGGCGCGACATGATCCCAAGAGTGGCGCAAGACGCCTGGGATGCCTGGTTCCGCAGCCAGGGGCAGACCCCCTGGTGGAGCGATGCCAGGGCCGGCACAGGCGTGAAGCAGCTGCAGCAGGCGGCGATCCGCGCCGGTGATGCGCTGAATGAACGCCGCCGCTCGCGCGGCATGTTGCCCCGTCCGGTGCGGGCCCTGATGCTCGGCTTCCCGAACGTGGGCAAGTCGGCCCTGATCAACCGCCTCGTGCGTCAAAAGGTGGTGGACAGCGCCCGCCGCGCCGGCGTGACCCGCAGCCTGCGCTGGGTGCGTCTGGGGCAGGACTTGGACCTCCTGGATGCCCCCGGCGTGCTGCCTCCCCGTCTCGATGACCAGCTTGCGGCGCTGCGGCTCGCTCTGTGTGACGACATCGGCCAGGCCGCCTACGACGGTGAGGCCGTGGCGATGGCCTTTGTGCAGATGCTGGCGGGCTTGGAGGGCGTAGCAGCCTCTGGCGTGAAGCCCGGCTTGCTCGAGAGCCGCTACGGGGTGCCGGTGCCAGATGCCCACGGTTGGCTTGAAGCGGCCGCTGCTCGCCACACCAGCGGCGATAGGGCGCGTATGGCGCAGCGTTTTCTCGACGATTTCCGCCGCGGCACGCTGGGCCCTCTGGCCCTGGAATTGCCGTGA
- a CDS encoding ATP-binding protein, protein MASPAAVRYALVGAGVSALSLALLQTLLAQRLERAQIIQLGPEVAFNLRLGELALDRLPPAALSRLSGLPLRVGANPPLSRDGRLQRQARQLQQELCREIKPCPPVLPSAGERPGVWVELLSPLEPVWLFTPLDVASGRAPDPLLLALALLAGSISSSLLYLWWEVQRPLQQLEQALAQVGNHDPAAVPLPAAGSGAVRRLTARFKAMVQRLAANDRERATMLAGIAHDLKSPLTRLRLRLAGQSEQQRAEADLDALERITGQFLLFAGGGDAEPAVSLPLDQWLAELSAPIEPDQLQLDLEPLQACVQPIALGRAVSNLIDNAFSHGRPPLRLVLRSEQGNGFRIEVWDQGPGVSAEAWPQALQPFLRLDRARGGSGHCGLGLAIAARVAASHGGQLECRRSELGFAVVLRGRSVASGHSCVASGSM, encoded by the coding sequence ATGGCCAGCCCCGCAGCCGTTAGGTACGCCCTGGTGGGGGCCGGCGTGTCGGCCCTGAGCCTGGCGCTGCTGCAGACCCTGCTAGCCCAGCGGCTGGAGCGGGCCCAGATCATCCAGCTCGGCCCTGAGGTGGCGTTCAACCTGCGGCTGGGCGAGCTGGCCCTTGATCGCCTGCCACCGGCGGCTCTCTCCCGCCTCAGTGGCTTGCCGCTGCGGGTGGGGGCCAACCCTCCCTTGAGTCGCGACGGTCGTCTGCAGCGCCAGGCCCGCCAGCTGCAGCAGGAGCTCTGCCGTGAAATCAAGCCCTGCCCGCCTGTGCTGCCGTCGGCGGGTGAGCGACCAGGGGTGTGGGTGGAGCTGCTGTCTCCGCTCGAGCCGGTGTGGTTGTTTACACCACTTGATGTGGCCAGCGGCAGGGCGCCTGATCCGCTGTTGCTCGCGCTGGCGCTGCTCGCGGGCAGCATCTCCAGTTCGCTGCTCTACCTGTGGTGGGAGGTGCAGCGGCCGCTGCAGCAGCTGGAGCAGGCCCTGGCGCAGGTGGGCAACCACGATCCAGCCGCGGTGCCCCTGCCCGCGGCCGGCTCCGGTGCGGTGCGGCGGCTCACGGCACGGTTCAAGGCGATGGTGCAGCGGCTGGCCGCCAACGACCGCGAGCGCGCCACCATGCTTGCCGGCATTGCCCACGATCTGAAAAGCCCTCTCACCCGGCTGCGGTTGCGGCTGGCGGGACAGAGCGAGCAGCAGCGGGCCGAGGCTGATCTCGATGCCCTCGAGCGCATCACGGGTCAGTTTCTGCTGTTCGCCGGTGGTGGTGATGCGGAACCGGCGGTGTCGCTCCCCCTGGATCAGTGGCTGGCGGAGCTCAGCGCACCGATCGAGCCGGATCAGCTGCAGCTGGATCTCGAGCCCCTGCAGGCCTGCGTGCAGCCCATCGCCCTCGGCCGGGCTGTGAGCAACCTCATCGACAACGCCTTCAGCCACGGCCGTCCGCCCCTGCGCCTGGTGCTCCGCTCTGAGCAGGGGAATGGCTTTCGTATTGAGGTCTGGGACCAGGGCCCCGGCGTCAGCGCTGAAGCCTGGCCCCAGGCCCTGCAGCCGTTTCTGCGGCTCGATCGCGCCCGCGGCGGTAGTGGCCACTGCGGTTTGGGCCTGGCGATTGCGGCGCGGGTGGCGGCAAGTCATGGCGGCCAGCTGGAGTGCCGCCGTAGTGAGCTGGGGTTTGCCGTGGTGCTGCGCGGCCGCTCAGTTGCATCTGGTCATAGCTGTGTCGCCAGCGGAAGCATGTAA
- a CDS encoding response regulator transcription factor, whose product MFPLKASSNQRFSILRRRIMHAVACSDIDRSIILVFQSRALLGLLADQFKHLNVIAACEGESEAINALKEQRVGLMVVGDRLKEGQITSLGARATKIQPNLRMMAILQDPISSQRCTQFHALIADADIGVDEFPVYQGLMAMLTNTQYRSTGILELHTALDLATNSDDSSAIQLTSREHDILRCYSMGLTNREAAQALGLSTYTVQTYSSDLLAKLGVKNRQKALLKAVAMGISKIAS is encoded by the coding sequence ATGTTTCCGCTGAAGGCGAGCTCCAACCAGCGCTTTAGCATCCTCAGGCGAAGGATCATGCATGCGGTTGCGTGTTCTGACATTGATCGATCCATCATCCTGGTGTTTCAATCGCGCGCCTTGCTTGGGCTGCTGGCCGATCAGTTCAAGCACCTCAATGTGATTGCCGCCTGCGAGGGAGAGAGCGAAGCAATCAACGCTCTGAAAGAACAACGCGTCGGACTGATGGTTGTAGGTGATCGACTAAAAGAAGGCCAAATCACTTCTCTTGGAGCACGGGCAACCAAAATCCAGCCCAATCTTCGCATGATGGCGATCCTTCAAGACCCGATCAGCAGTCAACGCTGCACTCAGTTTCACGCCCTGATCGCTGATGCCGACATCGGGGTCGATGAGTTCCCCGTTTACCAAGGCCTAATGGCCATGCTAACCAACACGCAATATCGCAGCACAGGGATCCTCGAGCTACATACAGCGCTTGACCTCGCGACAAACAGCGACGACAGTTCGGCGATTCAGCTAACTTCCAGAGAGCATGACATTCTACGCTGTTATTCAATGGGCCTCACAAACCGGGAAGCAGCCCAAGCCCTTGGGCTTTCAACGTACACAGTTCAGACATACAGCTCAGATTTGCTTGCCAAGCTTGGTGTCAAGAACAGACAAAAAGCCCTGCTCAAAGCAGTTGCCATGGGGATCAGCAAGATCGCGAGCTAA
- the pgk gene encoding phosphoglycerate kinase has translation MAKRSLASLSADELRGKRVLVRVDFNVPLNDAGAITDDTRIRAALPTINDLSGKGAKVILSAHFGRPKGQVNESMRLTPVAARLGELLGKSVVKTDSCIGPDAEAKVAAMAEGDVVLLENVRFFAEEEKNEGDFAKQLAALADVYVNDAFGAAHRAHASTEGVTQYLSPSVAGHLMEKELQYLQGAIDEPKRPLAAIVGGSKVSSKIGVLEALLDKCDKILVGGGMIFTFYKARGLAVGKSLVEDDKLELAKALEAKAAAKGVQFLLPTDVVLADNFAPDANSQVAKVDAIPDGWMGLDIGPDSVKVFQDALADCKTVIWNGPMGVFEFDAFAAGTNAIATTLADLSGKGCCTIIGGGDSVAAVEKAGLADKMSHISTGGGASLELLEGKVLPGVAALDEA, from the coding sequence ATGGCGAAGCGCTCCCTGGCCAGCCTCTCCGCTGATGAACTGCGCGGCAAGCGCGTGCTGGTTCGGGTCGACTTCAACGTGCCCCTCAACGATGCCGGCGCCATCACCGATGACACCCGCATCCGCGCTGCCCTGCCCACCATCAACGACCTCAGCGGCAAGGGCGCCAAGGTGATCCTCTCGGCCCACTTCGGCCGTCCCAAGGGTCAGGTGAACGAGAGCATGCGCCTCACCCCTGTGGCTGCGCGCCTGGGCGAGCTGCTGGGCAAGAGCGTGGTGAAGACCGACAGCTGCATCGGCCCCGATGCCGAAGCCAAGGTGGCTGCCATGGCCGAAGGCGACGTGGTGCTGCTCGAAAACGTGCGCTTCTTCGCTGAGGAAGAGAAGAACGAGGGCGACTTCGCCAAGCAGCTGGCAGCCCTGGCTGACGTGTACGTGAACGACGCCTTCGGCGCCGCCCACCGCGCCCACGCCTCCACCGAGGGTGTGACCCAATACCTGAGCCCCAGCGTGGCCGGCCACCTGATGGAGAAGGAGCTGCAGTACCTGCAGGGCGCTATCGATGAGCCCAAGCGCCCCCTGGCTGCGATCGTGGGCGGCTCCAAGGTGAGCTCCAAGATCGGCGTGCTCGAGGCTCTGCTCGACAAGTGCGACAAGATCCTTGTCGGCGGCGGCATGATCTTCACCTTCTACAAGGCCCGCGGACTGGCCGTCGGCAAGAGCCTGGTGGAAGACGACAAGCTCGAGCTCGCCAAGGCGCTCGAGGCCAAGGCTGCTGCCAAGGGCGTGCAGTTCCTGCTGCCCACCGATGTGGTGCTGGCCGACAACTTCGCCCCCGACGCCAACAGCCAGGTCGCCAAGGTGGATGCCATCCCCGACGGCTGGATGGGTCTCGACATCGGCCCTGATTCCGTGAAGGTGTTCCAGGACGCCCTGGCCGACTGCAAGACCGTGATCTGGAACGGCCCCATGGGCGTGTTCGAGTTCGACGCCTTCGCCGCCGGCACCAACGCCATCGCCACCACCCTGGCCGACCTCAGCGGCAAGGGCTGCTGCACGATCATCGGCGGCGGTGACTCCGTGGCGGCTGTGGAGAAGGCTGGCCTGGCCGACAAGATGTCGCACATCTCCACCGGCGGCGGCGCCAGCCTCGAGCTGCTGGAAGGCAAGGTGCTGCCCGGTGTGGCCGCCCTCGACGAAGCCTGA
- a CDS encoding response regulator, with protein MVVAQRSSQARIWVVDDDPEQRRLLGTYLIDQGYDVRCLSSGEQLVARLEGQRPDLVVLDVMLPGDDGLTLLRRLRDGGDDLPVVMLTARGDGVDRIIGLEQGADDYLGKPFLPRELTARIEAVLRRRVALPAGTPLAEGRLVEFGDARLDLAARSLERAGEPVVITSGEFSLLAAFVQHPHRPLSRERLIELARGPGSDTDSRSMDVQVSRVRKLVEPDPARPRYLQTVWGYGYVFVPDGQPRSR; from the coding sequence ATGGTTGTTGCGCAGCGCAGCTCCCAGGCGCGCATCTGGGTGGTCGACGACGACCCCGAACAGCGGCGACTGCTCGGCACCTATCTCATCGATCAGGGTTACGACGTGCGCTGCCTCAGTAGTGGCGAGCAGCTGGTGGCCCGGCTGGAGGGTCAACGCCCTGATCTGGTGGTGCTTGATGTGATGCTCCCCGGCGATGACGGCCTCACCCTGCTGCGCCGTCTGCGCGATGGCGGCGACGATCTGCCCGTGGTGATGCTCACCGCCCGCGGTGATGGTGTGGATCGCATTATTGGCCTGGAACAAGGGGCCGATGACTATCTCGGCAAGCCCTTCCTGCCCCGCGAACTCACCGCCCGCATCGAGGCGGTGCTGCGCCGCCGTGTCGCCCTGCCTGCAGGGACACCCCTGGCTGAAGGCCGCCTGGTGGAATTCGGCGATGCCCGCTTGGATCTGGCGGCCCGCAGCCTCGAACGGGCCGGTGAGCCGGTGGTGATCACCAGCGGTGAATTCAGCCTGTTGGCGGCCTTTGTGCAGCACCCCCACCGGCCCCTCTCGCGTGAGCGGCTGATTGAGTTGGCCCGCGGCCCAGGCTCCGATACCGATAGCCGCAGCATGGATGTGCAGGTGTCGCGGGTGCGCAAGCTGGTGGAGCCCGATCCCGCTCGGCCCCGCTACCTGCAGACGGTCTGGGGCTACGGCTATGTGTTTGTGCCCGATGGCCAGCCCCGCAGCCGTTAG
- a CDS encoding pentapeptide repeat-containing protein: MPQLGLLARALAFAATLNALPVGAAEATAVIRTLEQRRCEGCDLQDADLVHADLRDSRLQGAKLQRANLSGARLDGANLQQADLSFTSLSGASLRGADLRGARLIGTDLRHADLSGAQLDSGALSRSHWQQTKGISLSAHSYAELHNAGIRATQAGRHPDAEHWFSSAIQRMPDAAISWVARGLSRAEQGHVPMAARDLRYAASLYASMGDTEQAEALNKAATLLLEPAPRPKGGNGAGSQLVGAAITAFQMLAPLAAKTMLPIPF, encoded by the coding sequence ATGCCACAGCTCGGCTTGCTGGCCCGTGCCTTGGCGTTTGCCGCGACCCTGAACGCCCTGCCGGTGGGCGCCGCGGAGGCAACAGCTGTGATCCGCACACTGGAGCAGAGAAGATGTGAAGGTTGCGACCTGCAAGATGCGGATCTGGTTCACGCCGACCTGAGAGATTCCCGGCTGCAGGGAGCCAAGCTTCAACGGGCCAATCTCAGCGGAGCAAGGCTGGATGGTGCCAATCTTCAACAGGCTGATCTCAGCTTCACCAGCCTTTCAGGTGCATCACTACGCGGCGCTGATCTTCGCGGAGCCAGGCTGATCGGAACCGATCTGCGTCATGCCGATCTCAGCGGTGCCCAACTGGACAGCGGGGCCCTGAGCCGAAGCCACTGGCAACAAACGAAGGGAATTTCCCTATCAGCCCACAGCTACGCAGAACTGCACAACGCGGGAATCAGGGCTACTCAAGCAGGGCGCCACCCTGATGCAGAGCATTGGTTTAGCAGTGCCATTCAACGCATGCCCGATGCAGCGATCAGCTGGGTTGCACGAGGCCTGAGCAGAGCCGAACAAGGCCATGTGCCCATGGCCGCTCGCGACCTCCGCTACGCAGCCTCGCTTTACGCCTCGATGGGTGACACAGAACAGGCTGAAGCGCTCAACAAAGCCGCCACCCTGCTACTTGAACCTGCCCCTCGACCTAAAGGAGGCAATGGAGCAGGCTCACAACTGGTGGGTGCAGCAATCACCGCCTTTCAAATGCTCGCCCCACTCGCAGCAAAAACGATGCTTCCGATCCCCTTCTAA
- a CDS encoding EF-hand domain-containing protein, translating into MRRCRLPILAIVLGISLGTSGAAWGQTPAEQQSYQQRMQQLFRQLDRNSDQRLQRQEVQGQPYLERHFERLDSRRRGYLTPTDLMPAQTPRGERATRFFSQADRNGDGRIDRREAEAYSWLLRHFGKADRNGDGSVDRQELQGLAEQRRQLSAPAQP; encoded by the coding sequence ATGCGACGCTGCCGCCTTCCCATCCTGGCGATTGTTCTAGGCATCAGCCTGGGCACGTCCGGTGCCGCCTGGGGGCAGACCCCGGCCGAGCAGCAGAGCTATCAGCAGCGGATGCAGCAACTGTTCCGGCAGCTCGATCGCAATAGCGATCAGCGGTTGCAGCGTCAGGAGGTGCAAGGCCAGCCCTATCTGGAACGGCACTTCGAGCGGCTGGACAGCCGCCGGCGCGGCTACCTCACCCCAACGGATCTGATGCCGGCCCAGACGCCTCGGGGTGAACGGGCAACACGCTTCTTCAGCCAGGCCGATCGCAATGGCGATGGCCGCATCGACCGGCGCGAAGCGGAGGCCTACAGCTGGCTGCTGCGCCACTTCGGCAAGGCCGATCGCAACGGTGATGGCAGTGTGGATCGGCAGGAGCTGCAGGGCCTGGCCGAGCAGCGCCGCCAACTCTCCGCCCCTGCCCAGCCTTGA
- a CDS encoding histidinol-phosphate transaminase, with amino-acid sequence MPEAHGGNVEDAARRLGCRPDQLLDASASLAPFRLPWGARARRLTAPFNAYPDRRLAGLTGCIGAVHRLPAAYVLPGNGAAELFTWVARDAAAAGSSLLPQPGFADYQRALACWSGSTVALPLPLNWGSPGPAPFPAVSCHAEVAWITNPHNPTGQLWSRASLEPLLQRCALVICDEAFLPLVPGGEAQSLIPLVEVYPNLVVIRSLTKLYGIAGLRLGYAVAQPERLQRWARWRDPWPVNAMAAAVAQALLRSPARHSAWMRRVQRWTAEEGAWLTQQIADLPGLVPMPSAANYLLIRGECAGVPCSLQPLREALETRHRILLRDCRSFEGLDDSWLRIGYQNRRGNRRIIHAMRQELPQALNSSNTPASN; translated from the coding sequence GTGCCCGAAGCCCACGGTGGCAATGTTGAGGATGCAGCGCGCCGCTTGGGCTGTCGGCCCGACCAGCTGCTGGATGCCAGTGCATCACTGGCCCCCTTCCGTCTGCCTTGGGGAGCTCGCGCGAGGCGTCTAACTGCCCCGTTCAATGCCTATCCAGATCGCCGATTGGCAGGCCTCACCGGTTGCATCGGTGCAGTGCATCGATTGCCAGCGGCGTATGTGCTGCCCGGGAACGGGGCCGCTGAACTCTTCACCTGGGTGGCCCGCGATGCGGCAGCAGCGGGATCATCCTTGCTGCCTCAACCCGGCTTTGCCGACTATCAGCGGGCTCTGGCGTGCTGGAGCGGTTCCACGGTTGCGTTGCCGTTGCCGCTGAACTGGGGAAGTCCGGGGCCTGCTCCCTTCCCTGCCGTGTCATGTCATGCAGAGGTTGCCTGGATCACCAACCCCCACAACCCCACCGGTCAGCTGTGGAGTCGCGCTTCGCTTGAGCCCCTGTTGCAGCGCTGTGCCCTAGTGATTTGCGACGAAGCCTTTCTACCCCTGGTGCCCGGTGGCGAGGCGCAGTCCCTGATCCCTCTGGTGGAGGTCTACCCCAACCTTGTGGTGATCCGCAGCCTCACCAAGCTGTATGGCATCGCTGGGCTGCGGTTGGGCTACGCCGTGGCCCAGCCTGAGCGGTTGCAGCGCTGGGCGCGATGGCGCGATCCCTGGCCCGTGAATGCCATGGCAGCGGCGGTGGCTCAGGCGTTGCTCCGCAGCCCCGCGCGTCATTCGGCCTGGATGCGCCGTGTTCAGCGCTGGACGGCGGAGGAGGGTGCTTGGCTGACGCAACAGATCGCTGATCTGCCCGGCCTTGTGCCGATGCCTTCGGCGGCGAACTATCTGTTGATCCGTGGTGAGTGTGCTGGGGTGCCGTGCTCGCTTCAGCCCTTGCGGGAGGCCTTGGAAACGCGCCATCGCATCCTGTTGCGCGATTGCCGCTCGTTTGAAGGGCTGGATGACTCCTGGTTGCGCATCGGCTATCAAAACCGACGCGGCAATCGGCGCATCATTCATGCGATGCGCCAGGAGCTTCCTCAGGCGCTCAACTCCAGCAACACCCCCGCCAGCAACTGA
- a CDS encoding Nif11-like leader peptide family RiPP precursor: MAEHSLQAFIVAVRQDPALQQQLSGTAAADADEVAAIARQAGFEVRSSDLVNHADGALVDYEDEDYFMKPQWWELAG; this comes from the coding sequence ATGGCCGAACACAGCCTTCAGGCCTTCATCGTTGCCGTGCGTCAGGATCCGGCTCTACAGCAGCAACTCTCCGGTACGGCTGCGGCCGACGCTGATGAGGTCGCAGCCATTGCCCGACAAGCTGGCTTCGAGGTGCGCTCCTCTGATCTGGTCAACCATGCCGATGGTGCCCTGGTGGATTATGAGGATGAGGACTACTTCATGAAGCCCCAGTGGTGGGAGTTGGCTGGCTGA
- a CDS encoding glycosyltransferase, giving the protein MSRLLIAASGTGGHVFPALAVARALPADWQLQWLGVPNRLETELVPADIPLHTVNAGGLQGRGLQKLLNLLRLLGASWSVRQLIRREGIRVVFSTGGYIAAPAILAARWCGVPVVLHESNGVPGRVTRLLGKLCSRVAVGLPQAAERLPGCQPRVTGTPVRREFLEPAPLPAWMPAGSGPLLVVMGGSQGAVGLNRMVRPLLPQLLAAGCRVVHLSGSNDPDSGQLQHPAYGERRFSDEVPGLLQHADLVISRAGAGSLSELAVCGSPTILVPFPQAADKHQDANAGAAAAFGAAVIVWQHPPDHPALGQAIWRLLGPRLRGCDPAMDPLLQLRAGMERLAVRDADQLLAGVLLELSA; this is encoded by the coding sequence ATGTCCCGCCTGTTGATCGCGGCCAGCGGCACCGGCGGACATGTGTTTCCGGCTTTGGCGGTGGCCCGGGCCCTGCCGGCCGATTGGCAACTCCAGTGGCTGGGGGTGCCCAACCGGCTCGAAACCGAACTGGTGCCCGCCGACATCCCGCTCCACACCGTGAACGCCGGCGGCCTGCAAGGGCGCGGCCTGCAGAAACTGCTCAACCTCTTGCGCTTGCTCGGGGCCAGCTGGAGCGTGCGCCAGCTGATCCGCCGCGAGGGGATCCGCGTGGTGTTCAGCACCGGCGGCTACATCGCCGCACCAGCGATCCTGGCGGCCCGCTGGTGCGGCGTGCCCGTGGTGCTGCACGAATCCAACGGCGTGCCCGGCCGGGTCACGCGCCTGCTCGGCAAGCTCTGCAGCCGCGTAGCCGTGGGGTTGCCCCAGGCCGCCGAACGCCTACCCGGCTGCCAGCCCCGGGTGACGGGCACCCCCGTGCGACGGGAGTTTTTGGAACCAGCGCCGCTGCCCGCCTGGATGCCCGCAGGATCCGGGCCGTTGCTGGTGGTGATGGGCGGCAGCCAGGGGGCCGTGGGGCTCAACCGCATGGTGCGGCCGCTGCTGCCCCAATTGCTCGCTGCAGGCTGCCGGGTGGTGCACCTCAGCGGCAGCAACGATCCCGACAGCGGCCAGCTGCAGCACCCCGCCTACGGCGAGCGCCGCTTCAGCGATGAGGTGCCAGGCCTGCTTCAACACGCCGACTTAGTGATCAGCCGCGCCGGCGCCGGCAGCCTCAGCGAACTGGCGGTGTGCGGCAGCCCCACAATCCTGGTGCCCTTCCCCCAAGCGGCCGACAAACACCAAGACGCCAATGCCGGTGCCGCCGCAGCCTTTGGCGCCGCCGTGATCGTGTGGCAACACCCGCCAGATCACCCCGCCCTGGGGCAGGCGATCTGGCGGCTGCTCGGTCCGCGGCTGCGGGGCTGCGATCCGGCTATGGATCCGCTGCTGCAGCTGCGGGCCGGGATGGAGCGGCTGGCGGTGCGCGATGCCGATCAGTTGCTGGCGGGGGTGTTGCTGGAGTTGAGCGCCTGA
- a CDS encoding universal stress protein yields the protein MFETVLFPIDRSRQAAETAATALKLAQQHQSTLVLLSVVEPEQDDPVAVAELLEQARSRFQEQGVSCEVIEREGKPAFVICDVADEINADVIVMGTRGLTLEADEAPSTASRVIQLAPCPVLVVP from the coding sequence ATGTTCGAGACCGTTCTCTTCCCGATCGATCGCAGCCGTCAGGCTGCGGAAACTGCTGCCACGGCCCTCAAACTCGCCCAGCAGCACCAGAGCACGTTGGTGCTGCTCTCGGTGGTGGAACCCGAGCAGGACGATCCGGTGGCGGTGGCCGAGCTGCTCGAGCAAGCCCGCAGCCGCTTCCAGGAGCAGGGGGTGAGCTGTGAGGTGATCGAGCGGGAGGGCAAACCAGCCTTCGTGATTTGCGACGTGGCCGATGAGATCAATGCCGATGTGATCGTGATGGGCACGCGAGGGCTCACGCTGGAGGCTGACGAAGCGCCCAGCACCGCCTCGCGTGTGATCCAGCTGGCGCCCTGCCCTGTGTTGGTGGTTCCGTGA